A stretch of the Jeotgalibacillus malaysiensis genome encodes the following:
- a CDS encoding chemotaxis protein CheY yields the protein MARILIVDDAAFMRMMVRNIFEKAGHEVVGEGVNGADGIEKYKELKPDLVTMDITMPELDGISAAREIVKYDPNAKVIMCSAMGQQAMVIDAIQAGAKDFLVKPFQADKVIETATKYL from the coding sequence ATGGCACGAATTTTAATTGTAGATGACGCCGCATTTATGCGAATGATGGTACGAAATATTTTTGAGAAAGCTGGTCACGAAGTCGTAGGAGAAGGTGTAAACGGTGCGGACGGCATTGAAAAGTATAAGGAATTGAAGCCTGACCTGGTAACGATGGATATCACGATGCCTGAACTTGATGGGATTAGTGCCGCTCGTGAAATTGTCAAATATGACCCAAACGCAAAAGTCATCATGTGTTCAGCGATGGGGCAACAGGCAATGGTCATTGATGCGATTCAAGCTGGAGCAAAGGACTTTCTTGTGAAACCTTTCCAGGCAGACAAGGTCATTGAAACCGCTACGAAATATTTATAA